Proteins from a genomic interval of Lolium perenne isolate Kyuss_39 chromosome 1, Kyuss_2.0, whole genome shotgun sequence:
- the LOC127340013 gene encoding uncharacterized protein, giving the protein MAIKKARTPKKRTYAAASGCGSSVAMVQMPPHEPGGANHIQPPPPLPPGVYFSPTREECLGFLNRSIAGDNELADARRYIFRANIYGESPDALRQRHPPASVRGRSEDAWWFLSQTRFQSKTVGGGASKRADRQVKTGGYWRLEQSKERLKKSKKRLKQSKEEEEDADGVKNCFGFYVGTSKKDDKTPWLMQEFTSANDDGAGKLGVPALYRVYVTPRATDEELREVFGEDGVKKEPDGTTKRPARTMVPQEYFDGIAGLLPAGSVRAFDVIDPWANSNTVVQEHVQAPLQPHPVVPAGPIDYDGQQYEEQQGHYLGQYDEQHGHYLGQYDGPFPVAAPPASPGLLGQLTAEAPSDNMSMSMVEFMSMLDEQPAEMVNEQPAETYG; this is encoded by the exons ATGGCAATCAAGAAAGCAAGAACGCCCAAGAAACGAACCTACGCCGCCGCCAGCGGCTGCGGCAGCTCCGTGGCCATGGTGCAGATGCCTCCCCACGAGCCGGGTGGCGCCAACCACATCCAGCCTCCGCCGCCGCTCCCTCCTGGCGTCTACTTCAGCCCGACGCGGGAGGAATGCCTGGGATTCCTCAACCGGTCGATCGCCGGCGACAACGAGCTGGCCGACGCGAGGCGCTACATCTTCAGGGCCAACATCTACGGCGAGAGCCCCGACGCGCTGCGCCAGCGGCACCCGCCAGCGAGCGTCCGCGGCCGGAGCGAGGACGCGTGGTGGTTCCTAAGCCAGACGCGGTTCCAGAGCAAGACCGTGGGCGGGGGCGCCTCCAAGCGCGCCGACCGCCAAGTCAAGACCGGCGGGTACTGGCGGCTGGAGCAGAGCAAAGAGCGGCTGAAGAAGAGCAAGAAGCGGTTAAAGCAgagcaaggaggaggaggaggacgccgacGGCGTCAAGAACTGCTTCGGCTTCTACGTCGGGACCTCCAAGAAGGATGACAAGACGCCGTGGCTCATGCAAGAATTCACCAGCGCCAACGACGACGGCGCCGGCAAGCTGGGCGTGCCCGCGCTCTACAGGGTGTACGTCACGCCGCGCGCCACCGACGAGGAGCTGAGAGAAGTCTTTGGGGAGGACGGCGTGAAGAAAGAGCCCGACGGGACGACCAAGAGGCCTGCCCGAACCATGGTCCCACAGGAGTATTTCGACGGCATCGCCGGTCTGCTGCCGGCGGGGAGTGTCCGTGCT TTTGATGTGATTGATCCGTGGGCGAATTCCAACACTGTCGTCCAAGAGCACGTACAGGCGCCGCTACAGCCTCATCCGGTGGTGCCAGCGGGTCCTATCGATTACGACGGCCAGCAGTACGAGGAGCAGCAGGGGCACTATCTTGGTCAGTACGATGAGCAGCATGGGCACTATCTTGGTCAGTACGACGGGCCGTTCCCGGTGGCCGCTCCGCCTGCATCGCCGGGCCTCCTTGGTCAGCTCACGGCAGAGGCACCGTCGGATAATATGAGCATGTCCATGGTCGAATTCATGAGCATGCTTGACGAGCAGCCTGCTGAGATGGTTAACGAGCAGCCGGCGGAGACGTACGGTTAA
- the LOC127327736 gene encoding pentatricopeptide repeat-containing protein At1g15510, chloroplastic, translating into MPPPATAKPHLNPPLLRSPHLLPPARHLATRSRRLGSATTTAPPSVAVYAAEAAESTSSDPSSDPSAELRKLCAHGQLPQALALLESSPAPPDEDAYVALLHLCEWRRAAGAGMRACEHADAAHRSFGLRLGNAMLSMLVRFGESWHAWRVFAKMPERDVFSWNIMVGGYGKAGFLEQALDLYHRMLWAGVRPDVYTFPCVLRTCGGLPDWRMGKEVHAHVLRFGYGVEVDVLNALVTMYAKCGDVGAARKVFDGMALTDCISWNAMIAGHFENHECEAGLELFLDMLEDEVQPNLMTITSVTVASGLLADLDFAKEMHALAVKRGFAADFAFCNSLIQMYSSLGRMGEACTVFSRMDTRDAMSWTAMISGYEKNGFPDKALEVYALMEVNNVSPDDVTVASALAACASLGRLDVGIKLHEIATSRGFIRYIVVANALLEMYAKSKHIEKAIEVFKYMPDKDVISWTSMIAGFCFNHKCFEALFYFRHMLADVKPNSVTFIAALAACAATGSLRCGKEIHAHVLRRGVASEGYVPNALLDLYVKCGQTEYAWAQFSAHGERDVVSWNIMLAGFIAHGHGDIALSFFSEMLESGEHPDEVTFVALLCGCSRAGMVSQGWELFHSMTEKYSIVPNLKHYACMVDLLSRVGRLTEAYDFIARMPITPDAAVWGALLNGCRIHRHIELGELSAKFVLELEPNDAGYHVLLSDLYADAGRWADVARVRKTMREKGLEQDYGCSWVEVKGDIHAFLTDDETHPQIKEINAVLHGIYERMRASGFDPFDSHSLEDREVSKDDVLCGHSERLAVAFGLINTTPGTSISVTKNQYTCHSCHGILRMISKIVRREITVRDTKEFHHFRDGSCSCGGSG; encoded by the coding sequence ATGCCTCCTCCGGCCACCGCCAAGCCTCACCTGAACCCTCCGCTCCTCCGCTCCCCGCACCTCCTCCCGCCGGCGCGCCACCTCGCCACGAGGAGCAGGCGCCTGGgctccgccaccaccaccgccccgCCGAGCGTGGCCGTATATGCGGCGGAGGCAGCGGAGTCCACTTCCTCCGACCCGTCCTCCGACCCCAGCGCGGAGCTACGCAAGCTCTGCGCCCACGGGCAGCTCCCGCAGGCGCTCGCGCTGCTCGAGTCCTCCCCGGCGCCGCCCGACGAGGACGCCTACGTGGCGCTGCTCCACCTCTGCGAGTGGCGCCGCGCGGCGGGCGCCGGGATGCGCGCCTGCGAGCACGCCGACGCCGCGCACCGCAGCTTCGGCCTCCGCCTCGGGAACGCCATGCTCAGCATGCTGGTCCGGTTCGGGGAGTCGTGGCACGCGTGGCGGGTGTTCGCCAAGATGCCCGAGCGCGACGTCTTCTCCTGGAACATCATGGTGGGCGGCTACGGCAAGGCGGGCTTCCTGGAGCAGGCGCTGGACCTCTACCACCGGATGCTGTGGGCCGGGGTCAGGCCCGACGTCTACACCTTCCCCTGCGTGCTCCGCACCTGCGGGGGCCTCCCGGACTGGAGGATGGGGAAGGAGGTGCACGCCCACGTCCTCAGGTTCGGGTACGGGGTCGAGGTCGACGTGCTCAATGCGCTTGTCACCATGTATGCCAAGTGCGGGGATGTCGGGGCTGCGCGCAAGGTGTTTGACGGTATGGCCCTCACGGACTGCATCTCGTGGAACGCGATGATTGCTGGGCACTTTGAGAACCATGAGTGTGAGGCGGGGCTGGAGCTGTTTCTTGACATGCTGGAGGATGAGGTGCAGCCGAATCTCATGACGATAACCAGCGTGACTGTTGCTTCTGGATTGTTGGCTGACCTTGATTTCGCAAAGGAAATGCACGCGTTGGCAGTAAAGAGAGGGTTTGCCGCTGATTTTGCGTTCTGCAACTCCTTGATTCAGATGTATTCGAGTCTTGGGAGGATGGGGGAAGCGTGCACAGTGTTCTCAAGAATGGACACCAGGGATGCCATGTCGTGGACAGCCATGATATCAGGGTATGAGAAGAACGGCTTCCCGGACAAAGCTCTTGAAGTGTATGCGCTCATGGAAGTGAATAATGTAAGTCCTGATGATGTTACTGTTGCGAGTGCTCTTGCTGCTTGTGCTTCCTTGGGGCGATTAGATGTTGGCATCAAGTTGCATGAGATTGCTACAAGCAGGGGCTTCATCAGGTACATCGTAGTTGCAAACGCGCTCCTTGAAATGTATGCAAAGTCCAAGCACATCGAGAAAGCCATCGAAGTTTTTAAGTACATGCCTGACAAGGATGTAATATCATGGACTTCAATGATCGCAGGCTTTTGCTTTAACCACAAGTGTTTCGAGGCTCTGTTCTATTTCCGGCATATGCTGGCAGATGTAAAACCCAATTCTGTTACTTTCATCGCTGCTCTGGCTGCTTGTGCTGCTACTGGGTCTTTGAGGTGCGGCAAAGAGATCCATGCACATGTTTTAAGGCGTGGTGTTGCATCTGAAGGTTATGTACCCAATGCTCTTCTGGACCTGTACGTGAAATGTGGCCAGACGGAATATGCTTGGGCACAGTTCAGTGCGCATGGTGAAAGGGATGTTGTATCTTGGAATATCATGCTTGCTGGGTTTATTGCTCATGGACATGGAGATATTGCTCTGTCATTCTTCAGCGAGATGTTAGAATCTGGAGAGCATCCGGATGAAGTTACATTCGTTGCTCTGTTGTGTGGGTGCAGTAGGGCTGGAATGGTTAGTCAAGGTTGGGAACTTTTTCACAGCATGACTGAAAAATACTCGATTGTTCCAAATCTAAAGCACTATGCATGCATGGTTGATTTACTGAGCCGTGTTGGCAGATTAACAGAAGCCTACGACTTCATAGCTAGAATGCCTATCACACCAGATGCTGCTGTATGGGGAGCCTTGTTGAATGGGTGTCGGATACACCGGCACATTGAACTTGGAGAGCTTTCTGCCAAATTCGTCCTTGAGTTGGAACCTAATGATGCTGGATATCATGTTCTTTTGTCTGATTTATATGCTGATGCTGGCAGGTGGGCTGACGTGGCTAGAGTGAGAAAAACCATGCGAGAAAAGGGATTGGAGCAAGACTATGGATGTAGCTGGGTTGAGGTTAAAGGAGATATCCATGCATTTCTTACAGATGACGAGACACATCCACAGATCAAAGAAATAAATGCTGTTCTACATGGCATATATGAGCGGATGAGAGCATCTGGTTTTGATCCTTTTGATTCTCATTCTTTAGAAGATAGAGAAGTATCCAAGGATGACGTGTTATGTGGCCATAGTGAAAGACTAGCTGTTGCTTTTGGTTTGATCAATACCACACCTGGAACCTCTATTTCTGTCACAAAGAACCAGTACACTTGTCACAGCTGTCATGGTATATTGAGGATGATTTCTAAGATTGTTCGAAGAGAGATAACTGTCAGGGACACTAAGGAATTCCACCATTTTAGGGATGGAAGTTGTTCGTGCGGAGGTTCAGGCTAA
- the LOC127327597 gene encoding uncharacterized protein, with protein sequence MAKKDGKAVTKKRSYAAASGSGSGSGSGSSLAMAEMPPPHGANHIQPPPPLPPGVYFSPTREECLGFLNRSIAGDNELADARGYIFRANLYGESPDALRRRHPPASIRGRSEDVWWFLSQTRFQSQTVGGGASKRADRQVKTGGFWRLEQGKEELKKSKKRMEEEEDEEDADGVKNSFGFYVGKSKKDDKTPWLMQEFTSANDDGTGKLGMPALYRVYVSPRASDDRLREVFGEDGAKKEPDGKTKRPARVMVPHEYFDRIAALLPEGSVRGVVQEHIQAPPPVTPLGLPNFHGQQGHYLGQYYNQQQGQYLGQYKQQQGQYLGKYEQGQYYGQHGQYLGQLEQQQWQYLAQYQQQQEPPLSVVAPPPASLGLLGEIKAEAPSENLSMPMVAPPASPGLLGELKAEAPSDNLSMPMDEFLSMIDEQPEVAVKGEESLWESLPDILDADEVAKFSK encoded by the coding sequence ATGGCCAAGAAGGACGGAAAAGCAGTAACCAAGAAACGATCCTACGCCGCCgccagcggcagcggcagcggcagcggcagcggcagctcCCTGGCCATGGCGGAGATGCCTCCGCCGCACGGCGCGAACCACattcagccgccgccgccgctccctccTGGCGTCTACTTCAGCCCGACGCGGGAGGAATGCCTGGGATTCCTCAACCGGTCGATCGCCGGCGACAACGAGCTGGCCGACGCGAGGGGCTACATCTTCAGGGCCAACCTCTACGGCGAGAGCCCCGACGCGCTGCGCCGGCGGCACCCGCCGGCGAGCATCCGCGGCCGGAGCGAGGACGTGTGGTGGTTCCTCAGCCAGACGCGGTTCCAGAGCCAGACCGTGGGCGGGGGCGCCTCCAAGCGCGCCGACCGCCAAGTCAAGACCGGCGGGTTCTGGCGGCTGGAGCAGGGCAAGGAGGAACTGAAGAAGAGCAAGAAgcgcatggaggaggaggaggatgaggaggatgcCGACGGCGTCAAGAACAGCTTCGGCTTCTACGTCGGGAAATCCAAGAAGGACGACAAGACGCCGTGGCTCATGCAGGAGTTCACCAGcgccaacgacgacggcaccggcAAGCTTGGCATGCCCGCGCTCTACAGGGTCTACGTCTCGCCTCGCGCCAGCGACGACCGGCTGAGAGAAGTCTTTGGGGAGGACGGCGCGAAGAAAGAGCCCGACGGGAAGACCAAGAGGCCTGCCCGAGTCATGGTCCCGCATGAGTATTTCGACCGCATCGCCGCGCTGCTGCCGGAGGGGAGTGTCCGTGGTGTCGTCCAAGAGCACATACAGGCGCCGCCTCCGGTGACGCCGCTGGGTCTTCCCAATTTCCACGGCCAGCAAGGGCACTATCTTGGTCAGTACTACAATCAGCAGCAAGGGCAGTATCTTGGTCAGTACAAACAGCAGCAAGGGCAGTATCTTGGCAAGTACGAGCAAGGGCAGTACTACGGCCAGCACGGGCAGTATCTTGGTCAGCTCGAGCAGCAGCAATGGCAGTATCTTGCTCAGTACCAGCAACAACAGGAGCCGCCGTTGTCAGTGGTCGCTCCGCCGCCTGCATCACTGGGCCTCCTTGGTGAGATCAAGGCGGAGGCGCCGTCGGAAAATCTGAGCATGCCCATGGTCGCTCCGCCTGCATCGCCGGGCCTCCTTGGTGAGTTGAAGGCGGAGGCGCCGTCGGATAATCTGAGCATGCCAATGGACGAATTCCTGAGTATGATTGACGAGCAGCCGGAGGTGGCGGTTAAGGGGGAAGAATCGCTTTGGGAATCTTTGCCTGATATACTTGATGCTGACGAAgtcgccaagttcagcaagtag
- the LOC127327737 gene encoding uncharacterized protein, giving the protein MASPAPVTGKLIAPLRPPASVRYGGGGVGFRSTRPSLTAGAVRFRVSASASDSDVPDFLSSDWLETRKKKPFGPRLNYNAEEAVEYQLEALKYNDKPRPDYGVEVMYRFAGFDPFERSTYFGRQFDLGQFERFRRIFHHSTYRVLLAHKEREILSRLWVEENQFKQRVWVRGARPEEEEIFQFTMIQRVGGSWDGYWLTESLTNDDGDAFTGGVAY; this is encoded by the exons ATGGCGTCGCCCGCTCCTGTGACCGGGAAGCTGATCGCTCCCCTGCGGCCGCCGGCGTCGGTCCgctacggcggcggcggagtcGGATTCAGGTCGACGCGGCCGTCGCTGACCGCGGGCGCGGTCCGGTTCAGGGTCTCCGCCTCTGCTTCCGACTCGGACGTGCCGGACTTCCTTTCCTCCGACTG GCTTGAAACACGCAAGAAGAAGCCTTTTGGCCCCAGGTTGAAT TATAATGCAGAAGAAGCAGTGGAATACCAACTTGAGGCCTTGAAATACAATGATAAACCTCGCCCAGATTATGGAGTAGAGGTCATGTACCGG TTTGCAGGCTTTGATCCATTTGAAAGGTCAACTTATTTCGGACGACAGTTTGATCTTGGTCAG TTCGAACGTTTCCGGCGGATATTTCACCATTCAACTTACAGAGTGCTGCTTGCCcacaaagaaagagaaatattGAGCAGATTATGGGTTGAAGAG AACCAATTTAAGCAGAGAGTCTGGGTCCGGGGAGCTCGTCCAGAGGAAGAAGAGATATTCCAATTTACAATGATTCAG AgagttggaggctcatgggatggTTACTGGTTAACCGAGAGCTTGACCAATGATGATGGAGACGCTTTCACGGGTGGGGTTGCTTATTGA